A genome region from Arachis duranensis cultivar V14167 chromosome 6, aradu.V14167.gnm2.J7QH, whole genome shotgun sequence includes the following:
- the LOC107491785 gene encoding U-box domain-containing protein 9, whose protein sequence is MARRERGLSASAADGGGGKAAELKEKLRGLVKAILEDDDYTTRHAEDAIATLSTLRDLKRASPSSFYDFSFPVPPEFRCPISTELMIPPFCFHSLMCCCQMQTYDRAYIQRWLDEGHRTCPQTQQVLSHTNLTPNYLVRDMIAQWCKEHAIEMPKPVQDINQVVSNADRDHLDSLLHKLSLSVPDQKEAARELRLLTKRMPSFRTLFGESVDVIPQLLSPLSPNTAHVHPDLHEDLITTILNLSIQDDNKKVFGEDPTVIALLIDALKSGTIQTRSNAAAAIFTLSALDSNKHIIGKSGAIKHLLDLLEEGQPLAVKDAASAIFNLCLVHENKGRTVREGAVRVILKKIMDHILVDELLAILALLSSHPKAIEEMGDLGAVAFLLAIIREGTSERTKENCVAILYTICYGDRTKLKEVREEEKANGTLSKLARHGTSRAKRKANGILERLNRSPCLTHTA, encoded by the exons ATGgcgaggagagagagaggtttgTCTGCATCTGCGGCGGATGGAGGTGGTGGAAAAGCGGCGGAATTGAAGGAGAAGCTGAGGGGGCTGGTGAAGGCCATCTTGGAGGACGACGACTACACCACGCGCCACGCTGAAGACGCCATCGCCACTCTATCGACTCTTAGGGATTTGAAGAGAGCATCGCCCTCATCCTTCTATGATTTCAGCTTCCCCGTTCCTCCTGAATTTCGATGCCCCATTTCCACCGAGTTGATGATTCCTCCTTTC TGTTTTCATTCATTGATGTGTTGTTGCCAAATGCAGACTTATGATCGGGCATACATTCAGAGGTGGTTGGATGAAGGGCACAGAACATGCCCTCAAACCCAACAAGTCCTTTCTCACACTAATCTTACTCCAAATTACTTGGTCCGGGACATGATTGCGCAGTGGTGTAAAGAGCATGCAATTGAGATGCCAAAGCCGGTTCAGGACATCAACCAAGTAGTAAGTAATGCGGATAGAGACCACTTGGATTCATTACTTCATAAGCTGTCATTGTCTGTCCCTGATCAGAAAGAAGCTGCAAGAGAGCTTCGCCTCCTAACAAAGAGAATGCCTTCCTTTAGAACCCTCTTTGGGGAGTCGGTTGATGTGATTCCGCAGTTGCTCAGTCCATTATCGCCTAATACGGCTCATGTTCACCCCGATCTCCATGAGGACTTGATTACAACTATTCTAAATCTCTCGATTCAAGACGATAATAAGAAAGTATTTGGAGAGGATCCAACTGTCATTGCTCTTCTCATTGATGCCTTGAAATCCGGAACAATTCAAACAAGGAGCAATGCCGCAGCAGCCATTTTCACATTATCGGCTCTTGACTCCAACAAGCACATCATTGGAAAGTCTGGAGCCATCAAACATTTGCTTGACCTTTTAGAGGAGGGACAGCCATTAGCCGTGAAAGATGCTGCCTCAGCTATATTCAACCTATGTCTTGTGCACGAGAATAAAGGGAGGACCGTGAGAGAAGGTGCAGTCCGGGTCATTCTGAAGAAGATCATGGACCACATTCTAGTTGATGAGTTGCTCGCTATATTGGCACTCCTTTCCAGCCATCCCAAGGCCATTGAAGAAATGGGGGATCTTGGAGCTGTAGCTTTCTTGCTGGCTATCATAAGGGAGGGCACGTCAGAGCGAACCAAGGAGAATTGTGTTGCAATTTTATATACAATCTGTTACGGTGATAGAACAAAGTTGAAGGAAgttagagaagaagaaaaagccaacgGTACCCTGTCTAAACTTGCACGACACGGGACTTCAAGGGCAAAAAGGAAGGCTAATGGAATTCTTGAGAGGCTCAATCGATCACCCTGCTTAACACACACTGCTTAA